The DNA sequence aataataataataataataataataataataataataataataataataataataataataataataatagcgaAAAAAAACCGGCGTGATGGCGAATTGGCGATGGTTGACGAATAAAATCATActactatatatatttatttatttttatcagtcTACAATAGCagtataattttattacattagaaagtaaaatatctttgaatgtGGATCTAACATGTCTCTGTCAAATTAAGTGCAACGAATAAACCGTGTATAGGAGACTGGAAATTTCTTTTAGGttcaaggaagaaaaaaaagttaagagaaACAAAAGTTGGGACTTGGGACACGGACACGTTTTAGATTCTGAAAGCTTGTGGGCAATGGATGAAAATTTGGAATTGTCGTATACTCATTTAAATTCCACTATTAGTTGCAGACTGCAGTGGCCAACAAGGAGCTTTAAAAGGTTCTTGAAGGAAAATGCAACATGTATTTATTTGTATACACGTAATAAGgagggattttttttatttttattttttatgtacatgaaaattaaacaaacacaGAAAGATTTACTGTAATACTTTAAGGAGGGATTGgttcacacacacatatatatatattattagtttaagatttactgtaatataattatatactaaTTGTGACACATGCAATGCAATGTACGGGTAAATTTGTAAAGAGAGATTTAttgtttgtataaaaattatattgacacttttattatttttatattactatattattaaaaaatattcaatattaattcaaatttctgtaatatgaaatttattcattaatataaaataattaaaatatgcatatttttcaatacaacaataaatttaaatttgataatgTTGTTTTCTTGAAGTCAAgaagtttaaataaaaaaattaaactacataacaaaactcaaataaaaaaataattgtcactAAAACAACTCAAATTAttccattataattattttatgggattcattaatttaacatcctataaaaaatattgaaagtaaAATTAAGTGAATGAATGaagtaatataaatttaagaacaCTTATTTAAGAtgctttaatttatatttaagatgTATTAATTTACTACAGACTGACAGACAATTTATTTTCCATTAAATAATGTCTATAGTATTGCAGGTAAACCTGGCACTTTTCTTTTAATCAAGGTAAACCCGGCACTTAACTTTCGGtagtaacatttttttccaaTGAAAGTTATATAGTTGAGCTTATTATATCATAAACACTtaagttgaaagttaaaaagaatacttttaagcatatgaaaatgataaatattttttataaattatttttaatctatttcaaTAACTTTCATATCACAAGTATAATTATGGAAATAAACTTTCTAAATTAAATACTTACAACATAAACTCTCTTATAATAAACTTTTGTTAAATACTAagtgcatatttatttttcagttatAAAGGGACGTTTGGagcaaaatgaaatttaaagcaTTCTGattatttcttttgtaaaattaaatttgtgaatcattaaatttatttcgaTTTGTGcactatattttaaattgaaatcgCAATATGCACTAAATCTTTCCGTGTGTCTTTCCTTGTTTTTtaagttgaaaataaataaataaaaaaaacatgacgaGCTACTCAACTACTATTTCAATAATTTGATACACCAAATTAGTGACTAAGATCTTCTTTTAAGATTAACACGAAGAATAGGTACTGTATATATATGAGGAAAACGCCCCGTAGCAGACGCCAAATTACATGATAATAATGATTGTTTATTCGAAAAAAAAAGTAGGAACAATGTTGGTGATGgtcaaacaataaattataaaatggtaTGACCAGAAAACACGATGGAAGGAGTGGGATATGTGCTGTGTGCGAACCCATATAAAAATTGACTTTGCCTTGGTCACAAACTTAgtatataaatgatataaataatacTTTGATTTATGAAAGGTAGGCGTAGGACAGCATATACATATGGACAAGTTAAAGGCACACAGTATTTTAGCATTGCCAAATTTAGTTGTTGGGTGCAATTTGGATTGTGACAATGGAAGTGTATATATCCCTACTAATTCCAACACATTCGGATTGAACCTAAATGCTATGTTATGTTCccaaatcaattcaatttagTACTACATATGTATTGGTTTGGATTTGGATAATTACAGGAAACAAACAATGTTTAGTTAACctaacataaatataatatggCACTTAACCAAACTTGGCTGTGTTCTCAAGGCATTTATATCAACGATTGTTACCACAATTGGGGAGGGAAAACCTTTCTAAAAGGTTGAGAAAAATGGCAGCaatactaattatatatttatcagaCAACAACAGAAGGAATGCAAGAGTTTGGCCTGGCTTtgattccccccccccccccccccttataTTATACGTGTTATATAAATTGATATttgcttgtttttttattattaatacttaaatatttttattattttaatttggttttcaGTTCTGAGACTTTATTAATTTGACTATGTAATTGtatttcaatataattataaacataaaaatcacaattaaactttgtttattttgttattaaaaagtttgtttattttatccAACAATATATGTGatataaattattagttaaCAACACATGTTAACTTTATAGGAAAAACCTAAGttgaatatttatataatacacATTTTTGGAGAGATCAACAAAAAGTAAACACAAGAGCaaacaaacttataaaaatatcttaaaattttacataaaaataaaattcataaatatattaattttaatttttttttaactaagaaaTATGAGAGACATCTTacttaagacttattttaagataaagtaGTATTTTCGATTGTGGTTTCAAACTCAAAGCTAGAAACTCAAATACTTATAAGGGTTGGAACAAGGGAGGCTAACTAAGAATTAAGATATTTGAAATTAACAATGATCAGCTGCTTGATCAAGTTGTAACCATGGCCAGTATAACTTGTTCAGATAGCTTTCTAAAATCTTACTAACTAACAAAAGCAATTGAGTCAAAGACTGAAGGAGATTTTTAATGGAAGTTAATCATGAATCCACCTTCAGCCGTCACTCTTCACATCCAATTTGTGcgtcattttcttatttttcattgatTGGCCCACCAACCAAAATTTTACTCAGTCTTACGAAGAAAACCAATGTACTCTTCACAAAAATTGTTAGCCACGTCCATGTGCCCCTGTTGACTTACTTGCGTTGGGCTTTGTGTgcactttttcttaattttctctcTGCCTTTTCTTCTTGGCATTGATAGAATATAAAGATGCGTGTCTCTCCATTCCACAATCACTGCATATTCATACATTGCAAATTTATCATATCATCATGGCCAGCCACATCAATCCTTCTAATTGTGACGGGTCAATTACTATTAGGCTCTTGTTTCTTATCCTTTTCTTTGGATTTGGATTAGTCcaattgaatcttctttatGACGTGTGTGTATGTACTTATTTATTTGCATGCACACATAATTACATACACATTGTACAATTGCCCTCAAAATGGTTTGGTTGAAACCACTATCACTATGATTGGCACAGTGTAGTGGAATAACATCATCACACATTTAATAAGACTTAGAGAAAGTAACAAGAACACAACATAGAAAGTGAGCGTTAGGGACCATGTCGATCTCGTAAGCAGAAGATATTTTCAATGGCCATAACATAACGACTTGTATAGTCCACTCCACCCACCCTTGTACAAAAGATCAAAGGAgtttgcaccctttttttttctttttattcttttttcacaCTTTAATTGGCATCTTTTCATATTATGGTCTTGATTCTACTTTATTGAAATACAAAAAGATTATGCCTCCACAAGGTATATATAAATACGCAgctatttgaaaaatttattcgttttcccaaaataataaaacaataccCATTAACGTACTGCTGGGTTTTTTTTATCCAGCCGTAAGCCAACAGATGTACTTGATAATGTGTATAGATATGATTAATTTATGTCATAAAGGTTAAAAGTAAATGAATGCAATTGCATATATAAGAGGAGTATTAACAGCATTCTCTTTCTAAGAGACTTTagaattgattgaaaattattaatgttgttaatattaactaattttattaatttgtaagaTAGTtaataggttaaattagtcatttggttcctataattttatagttgttatttttttagttcttatagtttgaaagtggtttttttaatttctatactttacattttaattctcttttaatccctatagttcaaaagtgtttttttagtccctatagtttatattttaatctcttttaattgctgtaatttgaaaactataggaactaaaaaataaaaatcataaaactataaggattaaaaaaagacCACTTTCCAAATTACAGcgactaaaaaagaattaaaatgtaaactataagattaaaaaaatcactttcaaattataaaaactaaaaagataagaaccatgaaactatttcaaattataggaattaaaaagataaaaaccatgaaatgagtaatttaacctagTTAATAATTATTAGACATTTCAATTCCTCATGACACTGTCAATTACATATcgaaaaatatatacaatcatgTTTATTTGTTCTTAGTCActtgtgaaataaaataaatcatatttatataattaactaattatgatAATCAATAACTTCATGAAAATATTATCTACTGAGAATGTTAACAACATTCCCTTTAACACACTTTATTTAACACAcactattattaataaaatttattaaaaaataaaaaatcaaaagagaaacTCAATAATTAAGAAGTGAGACCtacacaaatttattatttctaataaattatttatagtaGTATCATGTTTTAACTAGTTTTATTGAGTATAaattcaacaataattttttttcagattAGTACTTAAACTTTTActgtttaaatttctttttctttacatTCTTTTTTGGGCCTATCTTCACTCGTCTAATTGTCATTTGAACTGTCAGGATGTTGCTACATgcactctcactctcactctcactaTTGTTGTTTCCTGCTGCGTCCATTTTAAATATTGGCCTATTCTCGTATGATTCCCTTCTCTTTTATCTATTCACActccttatttttatattttttggtaaaatttatctttttaaatgtatttttctaATAAGAAAATATTCTGAAATCTAATATATGATTTAGAAATTAGTTTTGAGAATGTTTATAGACTAAAATCTAACACGTTTGCTTATTCCTAGAACAAGgtttcaaaaatcaatttatgtgAAGGTTtcttttagcaaaaaaaattctaaaaaaaggagtgggaagaaagaaaagtggatgcaaaaagaaataatttgggTCTTTGACCaataatgtttatttatttcatagCCTAACCCAAAAGCTAGACAGAAAGCCGACCATGGCTTAAACAAATTATCGGTGGGTGATTCTCCTTGCACCCCATGTATCTCACCCTACACTCCCttttaattctaaaatatttacgtattttatatattttcatcaaTTTATTCATGGTCCTCTAACAACTTTTATacttatctataaaaaaatgtcaaaaaaaatcttaataataaataattatataaattataatttgttcaattttcctttattttaaatttgtaatatataCCTCGGTTTAACAAGTGACTCTCCGATTTAACAAGCGACATGCATGCTGCTTAAGAATCTTAagccattttttatttatctgtgacacaaaataaaaactaattgttGCAAAGGTCATAGCTGACGCCAAGGATTGAAGTAGCAAACCAAGGATTGGCAACCTGATAGTGATAGGTGATGATATAGTTGCAAAGCAAAGCTTAGTACTTTCCATATTAGATGATATCATAGTAATATAatacacacattttttatataacaattgAACGTGGTATTCACAAGGTCATAGCTGCATAAGTAGTGATCTAGGGATGGTATTTATAGATGGGTAGCTGAGGGGTGATTCATGAGTTAAGGAGAAGAGAAAGAGTCACCCAGTTGAAGCCACAAGTGTTCTTGCCCAGTGGTGGTGTTGTTGTTGGCTTCTGAGGTGCCTATGAGAGCTTCCAGAGCGGTTTTGGCTCTGTTATTAAACCTGCGTTGCCTGATGCGTCGGAGGATTGCATGTTTGTCCATGCTTTGATGAGAAGATGCTTTCGACGATGACAAAGCTGGCTCGATATCATACCCTCTGTTGTTGCACACTCCTTCTTCTCTCTATCTTTCAAAGCAGATTCAGATCTGGATATCGTGAAAGCCAtttccctctctctttctctagtGACTCAGAGGGAAACATATTACTAACTTCTTCGTTTATGTTTTATTGCTGGGAAATGGTTTCAGTTTCTTTTGGCCAGTTGTTTTACTCAAACATATGTCGGTAGAGACAAAGAGCGAGTGGCAAAAGGATTGACACCATCAACATTCACTTGCCTCTATTAACTAGTGTGCTGTCAAACTTACATGATGCCACATTTTTTGCTTTTCCTACGTGGCCAGTTATGGTGAAGAGATATTTCGTTTCATCATTTGCTGCAAAACCGATAGCATGCATTGGGTCTGgagcataaaaaatgtatagatttattttttattatatgctATAATTTAGTAATCAAGACAACTAGAGGCGGTATGCAATGAATCGATTTCTTATAGCAGAGGAAGGCGCGTAAATAAGTGATTTATATTACTTCCCTaggtatatatgtaaaaaacaaGATATGAGAAGATTTGTGGCAAAGAAAAGAGTATACAGTATACTTAAAAATTCATCCCAAATGAACACTTATCCAGAAAAgcaaacacaaacaataaatGGTTAACACATTACTgccaaagaaatgaaaaataattaagatactATCAGATACAACGATGGGAGTACCGGTGCAGATACGATCTAAAATTTGGTTACATGGATAACTCATCGAAAATGCATGACAACGTATGGGAAAAACAACAGGCAGGCAAGCTGTTTTCATGTAAACCAAGGGCTATCACCGTCTCTTTCTGCTTTTTTCACTTTACAGTTTACACTAGAACAATACACTATATGATGATGAACTTTATTAGATTTCAAATGTCACTTgactagaataaaaaataaaaagaatactgACAGGTAATATACTGGGTATCAACCTCAGGCCATCGAGGTTACTATTTAGATAATCAAGATGCTCCTGTGCATCAATTACCACTACTCCAATTGTGATACTTACTCGTATTGATGATGTTAGAGAACCAATTACCGGGAACAGTTTCAATTGTGTTCTGGGGACAAGTGAGATATTAACTACAGTTacgtaaaaaaaatgattaaattgttAGTACCAAAAGGATTAAACAGTATTGGTGGATCAGAAACCAGCGAAGTAAATACCAGAGGTAGGACCCTtaatatttacattttgaaCGTTAAGTTATGCAAGCATGTCATCGTTATTCTCATGTACACGATGGGCTTGTTTTCGACATGTAAAGGCACAAAGGGGACTTCACATCCTATTTATTTTGCGAACATAAGTAAAATTTGCTATTCATCATCATTTTGGTCGATATAACTCAATAGAAAACCACTAACTACTCTTCGTGCTACAGGATTGGGAATGCCCCGGCAAAGACTTCCATCAATATATGCCAACAAGCCAGACAAGACAAATTTGCCGATGCCCTATTTTCGAATGAAACTCATCTTCTGCACTTTTTGACTAGAGTTTTCTGGCACATCTGCATCATTGCCAACAACCTCTGACTTCTTTCCCCACTTTATGTTGAATATAAACTTGTTAGTCTGCTTTCGCAGTATGCGTATTGCAAACCTAACAACAAGATGTTCGCACAATGTCAACACTGTTGACCCTATTCTCCATTCCTGACACAAATATATATCCCCGAATCAATAACTTTACACATATAATTGGCAAAACTACTACTTACGGATTTATGCCATTGGTGATTCTATATCAAGAAGTATGCAGATTTCCAAGCAAGTCAAGCACTCAATGTTAAGCAAACTTAAAATGGTATATAAGATCATCATATATTACATTTGAGGTGCTTCCAAACTAAACTAGTGCATTCCAGGCATGCAGAGAAGTATTAGTTTGGGAAGCTATTTAGCACCAGATCATAAATAGAGAACATAGTTGAGTCATCATTATAATCATGGAAAATTATTGCTGTGATAAAATATGGTAAGTAGGAAGATGAAAATACcaattgagaagaaaaagatgaaatagCAGGATAAACGAGACACGCTCACTAGAATAGAACATACACTTTCTTCAGGAAGACGGCGATGTGGTTGAGGGATCTCCTTTTAGCAATGCCTTGCTCACAAGGAACTCCTTAACACGACCCGTTATCTCATTGATAAGAGAATGATTTGGAGGTAGGTTTTTCAGGATAACCTAAACATGTACAAGAGTCCATCACAACCGCACAGTAAAGggcaaagtttaaattttttttatatagaaaataaaatcattaagaAACCAAATGATTAATAAAGATAGGAGGATAACATGTCATCCTCTAGAAAACTAACTaaagaaaattacaaagaagaatcaaaacaaaaatcaacagTAGGAATGCACAAAGATTGCTCAATCACTGTGCAGATCAAATTCCACACTCCTTAATAAGTTGCCCTTCATGCATActttaagatattttgtttaatgattTTCCAATTTGTATGCTCTCCAGTATTAAAATCAAACCTATCACTTCATTGCATAACGTACACAAAAAGTTGCGAACATTCTCAAAACAAGGTTCCGTgcttaatttaattcaaaagaaCGTGCTAGTGTTCTTCTAAGGCATGCAATGCATTTTTTCCAGATATAGTCAAACTTGAAAGATAATCTTTTATGCATACCTGACCAACTTATGTGCACTTAGCTCAACTATTACCTGATTGTCAATAACTCTGACTCTAAGGTATTCTTGTCTATAAAGTGAATCCAGCATGGCTTGGATGTATCCTTCAATGTACAACTGCACCAGGCCACAAATCTAATTATTAACAGACAACCAAATCAAGATGGAAGAACTGAAagtataaatatttcttttgttaaacATTAATGTATAAACATAAACACATAAGTTAGAAATCGAAGTCATTAGAATAATTAATCGTTATCCTTAGCATTATAGACCTCTTCGTAGATTTTGTTAGAATATCTAGAAAATATCTTGTAACAGTCTctgaaaagtaaaaattttCTTAATCCAAAAGTTGATGGTACAAGACAGATGGGTCTGTGGGCCCAATGCTAAAAGATATTGTAACATCTTTCTTAGAATAAATAACATCTTAAATGATCTCTTAGGAGTGGTTTCCGTATTTCGTAATATTCCTTAGCTAAGCCCAAAATTGGTTTGTATCTGTCAGTCATTATTCTTTCTTAGTGACTGTTAGCT is a window from the Glycine max cultivar Williams 82 chromosome 2, Glycine_max_v4.0, whole genome shotgun sequence genome containing:
- the LOC100820474 gene encoding uncharacterized protein; the protein is MEPSVLRTALMEGGPDRKILLDRSPGVDELYIEGYIQAMLDSLYRQEYLRVRVIDNQVILKNLPPNHSLINEITGRVKEFLVSKALLKGDPSTTSPSS